A part of Canis lupus familiaris isolate Mischka breed German Shepherd chromosome 4, alternate assembly UU_Cfam_GSD_1.0, whole genome shotgun sequence genomic DNA contains:
- the LOC119876209 gene encoding 40S ribosomal protein S24-like produces the protein MNDTVTIWTRKFMTNRLLQWKQMVIDVLHPGKATVPKTEIREKLAKMYKTTPDVIFVFGFRTHFGGGKTTGFGMIYDSLDYAKKNEPKHRLARHGLYEEKKTSRKQHKECKNRMKKVRGTAKANVGAGKK, from the coding sequence ATGAACGACACAGTAACTATCTGGACCAGGAAGTTCATGACCAACCGACTGCTTCAGTGGAAACAGATGGTCATTGATGTTCTTCACCCCGGGAAGGCAACAGTACCTAAGACAGAAATTCGGGAAAAACTAGCCAAAATGTACAAGACCACACCAGATGTCATATTTGTATTTGGATTCAGAACCCATTTTGGTGGTGGCAAGACAACTGGCTTTGGCATGATTTATGATTCCTTGgattatgcaaagaaaaatgaacccaaacaCAGACTTGCAAGACATGGCCTGTATGAGGAGAAAAAGACTTCAAGAAAACAGcacaaagaatgcaaaaacagaatgaagaaagtcaGGGGGACTGCAAAAGCCAACGTTGGTGCTGGCAAAAAGTGA